From the Flavobacterium galactosidilyticum genome, one window contains:
- a CDS encoding FtsL-like putative cell division protein → MKNGVYSLLKAKFLNNEDALKNWRFIVFIILLAILMIANTQRFEQKVFKIVALTNQAKELRSEFVDRRSELMKLKMESTVSAKMVEKEIFPSTVPPVKIKVKKEKEKTFFQKLWQ, encoded by the coding sequence ATGAAAAACGGGGTTTACAGTTTGTTGAAAGCAAAGTTCTTGAATAATGAGGACGCATTGAAAAACTGGCGCTTTATTGTTTTTATAATTTTATTGGCCATTTTGATGATTGCTAATACACAGCGATTTGAACAGAAAGTCTTCAAAATTGTGGCGTTGACAAATCAAGCAAAAGAACTTCGTTCGGAATTTGTAGATAGACGCTCAGAATTAATGAAATTAAAAATGGAGTCTACTGTGTCTGCAAAAATGGTTGAAAAAGAAATTTTCCCATCGACAGTTCCTCCAGTAAAAATAAAAGTTAAAAAAGAAAAAGAGAAAACCTTTTTTCAAAAGTTATGGCAGTAG